A region from the Altererythrobacter sp. H2 genome encodes:
- a CDS encoding recombinase family protein, protein MNKPIPRKLRCAVYTRKSSEEGLEQEFNSLHAQREACEAYIASQRSEGWVLVRDQYDDGGVSGGTLERPALQRLLVDIEDGLVDVVVVYKIDRLSRSLMDFSKLVEVFDRNDVTFVSVTQSFNTTTSMGRLTLNVLLSFAQFEREVTAERIRDKFKASRMKGMWMGGSPPLGYDVQARKLVINPVEAEHVRWIFTRFAECGSGTVMVKELKERGIATKKGKPITKGFLHRLLKNRVYIGEAVHKGASYPGEHEPIVPLDLWDKAQAIQQVNPHRRAGYTRAQTPALLKGLLWGPDGAAFSPTHTRKKDKLYRYYISQSVLRHGAGACPVGRVPAAEIESAVIDQLRAILRQPEIMAGATRAAEGHHAAISEDEARAALTALDPLWDELFPAEQARIVQLLVERVDIGIDGLDIQMRLDGMASLASEMRQAA, encoded by the coding sequence ATGAACAAGCCTATCCCCCGCAAGCTGCGCTGCGCGGTCTATACGCGCAAATCCTCGGAAGAAGGGCTCGAGCAGGAGTTCAACTCGCTGCATGCGCAGCGTGAGGCCTGCGAAGCCTATATCGCCAGCCAGCGCTCCGAAGGCTGGGTGCTGGTACGCGACCAGTACGATGACGGCGGTGTCTCGGGCGGCACGCTGGAGCGACCGGCCCTGCAGCGCTTGCTGGTCGACATCGAGGACGGGCTGGTCGATGTCGTGGTGGTCTACAAGATCGATCGGCTGTCCCGTTCGCTGATGGATTTCTCGAAGCTGGTCGAGGTGTTCGATCGCAACGACGTGACCTTCGTCTCGGTCACCCAGTCGTTCAACACCACGACGTCCATGGGGCGGCTGACCCTCAACGTCCTGCTGTCGTTCGCCCAGTTCGAGCGCGAGGTGACGGCCGAGCGGATCCGCGACAAGTTCAAGGCCAGCCGCATGAAAGGCATGTGGATGGGCGGGAGCCCGCCGCTGGGCTACGACGTGCAGGCCCGCAAGTTGGTCATCAACCCGGTCGAGGCCGAGCATGTGCGCTGGATCTTCACGCGGTTTGCGGAATGCGGATCGGGCACGGTCATGGTGAAGGAACTCAAGGAGCGGGGGATCGCCACCAAGAAAGGCAAGCCGATTACCAAGGGGTTCCTGCACCGCCTGCTCAAGAACCGCGTCTACATCGGCGAGGCCGTGCACAAGGGGGCCAGTTATCCTGGCGAGCATGAACCAATCGTGCCGCTCGACCTGTGGGACAAGGCGCAGGCCATCCAGCAGGTAAACCCGCACCGGCGCGCCGGCTACACCCGTGCCCAGACCCCGGCGCTGCTGAAAGGCCTGCTCTGGGGGCCAGACGGTGCGGCGTTCTCGCCGACGCATACCCGCAAAAAGGACAAGCTTTACCGCTACTACATCAGCCAGAGCGTCCTGCGGCACGGTGCCGGTGCCTGTCCAGTCGGCCGGGTGCCTGCAGCCGAGATCGAAAGCGCAGTGATCGACCAGCTGCGGGCCATCCTGCGCCAGCCGGAAATCATGGCGGGCGCCACCCGGGCCGCGGAGGGCCACCATGCAGCCATCAGCGAGGACGAGGCCCGCGCCGCGCTCACCGCCCTCGATCCACTGTGGGATGAACTGTTTCCGGCCGAGCAGGCGCGCATTGTCCAGCTGCTGGTCGAGCGGGTCGATATTGGCATCGACGGCCTAGACATCCAGATGCGGCTCGACGGGATGGCCAGCCTCGCCAGCGAGATGAGGCAGGCCGCATGA
- a CDS encoding toprim domain-containing protein: MSRTADFHAALADRLPQLLYELLGKPSGKSGTEWRYRRKGSLAVRVDRTKAGQWFDHEAGHGGGFVALVAQELGCDSDRARAWVTERTGITLSGTATPSSTFRPQPRTFEPQQADLAAKARDEAQRILASAAPAPSTHAYLQAKGIQPHGLLVDADRRLVIGLRDIDGALHTVQRIDAQGNKRFLAGGAKADHFAVIGDWDENTPHLLVCEGWATGASIHEAVGETVIVAFDAGNLQRVARVLRQCHPAIDLTVVADNDDKPGRTDNPGVTAATQAARDNDARLAIPPIAGDANDLVQAMGQQALRDCIASARWVAAREPTYPEPRHDVAEARAELAGQISGFMDATVAYHEQMLAEPDDTGSTDTTPVPMLGLPVDVGLGKTSQVREQIIAALAAGRLSGRKVVFAVPRHDLGEEQVEAFAAAGIAAVLWKGRTAPDPTPDKPDQRMCLDPDAQADALAAELSVEQAVCRVKRDGQTYLCPHYEVCGYQRQKRLAKSAQVIICAHDSLFHAMPKVIGRPALLVIDEGFWQSGLRGTDSPVQITIDSLDPYDADLRCYDYRNAYDYPETQFLIEHRLKLWKVLERTREGPLRLADLRAARLTPAICRDAAKLERGRLRDPDILPGMSTEERAKRLSAVMPRRSTAWTPPGRAAAMWSILAQALDAGHDAWGVQVGRMHTSNGTVRSLDLLWRSSIRTGWVEKVPVLHIDATMRQELVTPFLPGIAVAPAVSAKTPHVRIRQVLGAPVSSKALVPGPHAKDRQHTTSANNLRALRTYLAVRSRQMGGGTAPVLVIGQMRAVSALTTGDLPANLETAHFNALSGLDRWGNVAGMVVMGRTLPAPSVIAKLQIALTGTPPKEDADHESWWYPSTERVIRRPKGRSHPTHGEYHPDPIAEAIRWSICEAELIQALGRGRGVNRTADNPLQIDLLTDIVLPVTADEVISWDDLAPSRIDMMAARGVILDNAADRARCFPDLWPNHDAARKDGQRSGTNCYYRSSYNSRMSHSSAVVTYRPAGAGQKSRTATFDLDLIPDPRSWLVEHLGELASCEVVTERELAACPAS; the protein is encoded by the coding sequence GTGAGCCGCACCGCCGACTTCCACGCTGCCCTGGCCGATCGGCTGCCCCAGCTCCTCTACGAGCTGTTGGGCAAGCCGTCGGGCAAGTCGGGCACTGAATGGCGCTATCGGCGCAAGGGCAGCCTCGCGGTCCGCGTGGACCGGACCAAGGCCGGGCAATGGTTCGACCACGAGGCAGGGCACGGCGGCGGGTTCGTGGCCCTGGTTGCCCAGGAACTCGGTTGCGACAGCGACCGGGCCCGGGCCTGGGTGACCGAGCGAACCGGGATCACCCTGTCGGGCACGGCAACTCCAAGCTCCACTTTCCGGCCGCAACCTCGGACCTTTGAACCTCAACAGGCCGATCTCGCCGCCAAGGCGCGCGATGAAGCACAGCGGATCCTGGCCAGCGCGGCGCCCGCTCCGTCCACGCACGCCTATCTCCAGGCCAAGGGCATCCAGCCGCACGGCCTGCTAGTCGATGCCGACAGGCGGCTGGTCATTGGCCTGCGCGATATCGACGGCGCCCTGCACACGGTCCAGCGCATCGACGCGCAAGGCAATAAACGGTTCCTCGCCGGCGGCGCCAAGGCCGACCACTTCGCGGTGATCGGTGACTGGGATGAGAACACACCGCACCTGCTGGTCTGCGAAGGCTGGGCGACCGGGGCCAGTATCCACGAGGCGGTCGGCGAGACCGTGATCGTCGCGTTCGATGCCGGTAACCTGCAGCGGGTCGCCCGGGTCCTGCGCCAGTGCCATCCCGCAATCGATCTCACCGTCGTTGCGGACAACGACGACAAGCCGGGGCGGACCGACAACCCGGGCGTGACCGCAGCGACCCAGGCAGCGCGTGACAATGATGCGCGGCTGGCCATCCCGCCGATCGCTGGCGACGCCAATGACCTGGTGCAGGCGATGGGGCAGCAAGCCCTGCGGGACTGTATCGCCTCGGCCCGCTGGGTGGCGGCCAGGGAACCGACCTATCCCGAGCCCCGCCATGATGTCGCAGAGGCCCGGGCTGAACTTGCTGGCCAGATCAGCGGATTCATGGATGCGACGGTTGCGTACCATGAGCAGATGTTGGCCGAACCGGATGATACCGGAAGCACCGACACCACCCCCGTGCCAATGCTGGGACTGCCCGTCGATGTCGGGCTCGGCAAGACCAGCCAGGTGCGCGAGCAGATCATCGCGGCCTTGGCAGCGGGCAGGCTCAGCGGCCGCAAGGTGGTGTTTGCGGTGCCGCGCCATGATCTCGGCGAAGAGCAGGTCGAGGCCTTTGCGGCCGCCGGCATTGCTGCGGTGCTCTGGAAGGGGCGCACGGCGCCTGACCCTACGCCGGACAAGCCCGACCAGCGGATGTGTCTCGATCCTGACGCGCAGGCAGACGCGCTCGCGGCCGAACTCTCGGTCGAGCAGGCCGTGTGCCGGGTCAAGCGCGACGGCCAGACGTACCTGTGCCCCCATTACGAGGTCTGTGGCTACCAGCGCCAGAAGCGGCTCGCCAAGTCCGCGCAGGTCATCATCTGCGCCCATGACAGCCTGTTCCACGCCATGCCCAAGGTCATCGGCCGGCCGGCCCTGCTGGTGATCGACGAAGGGTTCTGGCAGTCGGGCCTGCGTGGTACGGACAGTCCGGTCCAGATTACCATCGACAGCCTCGATCCTTACGACGCGGATCTGCGCTGCTACGATTACAGGAATGCCTATGACTATCCCGAGACCCAGTTCCTGATCGAACACCGGCTGAAGCTCTGGAAAGTGCTGGAGCGAACCCGGGAAGGCCCCCTGCGCCTCGCAGACTTGCGGGCGGCCAGGCTGACCCCTGCCATCTGCCGGGACGCGGCAAAGCTCGAGCGCGGCAGGCTGCGGGATCCGGACATCCTGCCGGGCATGTCCACCGAAGAACGAGCCAAGCGATTGAGCGCGGTGATGCCGCGCCGTAGCACTGCCTGGACCCCGCCCGGACGGGCCGCGGCGATGTGGTCGATCCTCGCCCAGGCGCTGGACGCAGGTCATGACGCCTGGGGCGTGCAGGTTGGAAGGATGCATACTTCGAACGGAACGGTCAGGTCGCTGGACCTGCTTTGGCGGTCATCGATCCGCACCGGCTGGGTCGAAAAGGTGCCGGTCCTGCACATCGATGCGACCATGCGGCAGGAGCTGGTGACGCCCTTTCTGCCGGGCATTGCCGTGGCGCCCGCCGTGAGCGCGAAAACACCACATGTCCGGATCCGCCAGGTGCTGGGTGCGCCCGTGAGCAGCAAGGCGCTGGTGCCGGGGCCACACGCGAAAGACCGACAGCACACCACATCGGCGAATAACCTGCGCGCCTTGCGGACCTACCTTGCCGTCCGATCCAGGCAGATGGGTGGTGGGACAGCGCCGGTGCTTGTCATCGGACAGATGCGGGCCGTCTCGGCTCTCACCACCGGCGACCTGCCAGCCAATCTGGAGACCGCCCACTTCAATGCGTTGAGCGGGCTCGACCGCTGGGGCAATGTCGCCGGCATGGTCGTCATGGGGCGTACGCTGCCGGCTCCGTCCGTGATCGCGAAGCTGCAGATTGCGCTGACCGGCACACCGCCCAAGGAGGACGCAGACCACGAGAGCTGGTGGTATCCGTCGACCGAACGGGTCATCCGTCGGCCCAAAGGGCGCTCCCATCCCACTCACGGCGAGTATCACCCCGACCCGATCGCCGAGGCCATCCGCTGGAGTATCTGCGAGGCCGAACTGATCCAGGCGCTGGGTCGTGGTCGCGGGGTGAACCGCACGGCCGACAATCCGCTCCAGATCGACCTGCTCACCGACATCGTGCTGCCGGTCACCGCCGACGAGGTAATCAGCTGGGACGACCTAGCCCCCAGCCGCATCGACATGATGGCCGCGCGCGGCGTGATCCTCGACAACGCCGCGGACCGGGCTCGCTGCTTCCCCGACCTGTGGCCGAACCACGATGCCGCAAGAAAGGATGGGCAGAGGAGTGGGACAAATTGCTATTATAGAAGTTCCTATAATAGCAGAATGTCCCACTCCTCGGCCGTGGTGACCTATCGACCAGCCGGTGCCGGACAGAAGTCACGGACGGCCACCTTCGATCTCGACCTGATACCCGACCCGCGATCGTGGCTTGTCGAGCATCTCGGTGAACTGGCGAGCTGCGAGGTGGTGACGGAGCGGGAACTGGCTGCGTGCCCCGCGTCATGA
- a CDS encoding DUF2924 domain-containing protein — protein sequence MTRTDPIPARIAALKTASTAELKKQWRALFNTEPPAFNRRFLETRLAYRIQELTYGGLKPDTVKRLEALGEQFDGGSPMTRRIRTDLKPITGTRLIREWQGVEHVVTVTRDGYEWQGRPYKSLSSVARGITGTRWSGWVFFGLKNHRRAA from the coding sequence ATGACCAGGACCGATCCTATCCCCGCCCGCATTGCCGCCTTGAAGACCGCCTCGACGGCTGAACTGAAGAAGCAGTGGCGCGCCCTGTTCAACACCGAACCGCCCGCGTTTAATCGCCGCTTCCTCGAGACGCGCCTCGCCTATCGCATCCAGGAACTGACCTACGGCGGACTCAAGCCCGACACGGTCAAACGGCTGGAAGCGCTGGGTGAACAGTTCGACGGCGGCAGTCCCATGACCCGCCGGATCCGGACGGACCTCAAGCCGATCACCGGAACCCGGCTGATCCGGGAATGGCAGGGCGTCGAGCATGTCGTGACCGTGACCCGCGACGGCTACGAGTGGCAGGGCCGGCCCTACAAGTCGCTGTCGTCGGTGGCCCGGGGCATCACCGGCACGCGCTGGAGTGGCTGGGTCTTCTTCGGCCTCAAGAACCACCGGAGGGCAGCATGA